One region of Clostridiales bacterium genomic DNA includes:
- a CDS encoding MBOAT family protein produces MTLTSLSFYLLVLALLVLYYLVPKRFQWVVLLIGSYAFYAFVCLRYMGFIVITTLTTYFGARGMDAMTAHMEQTVAAHKQDWEREERKAYKKRCKSRRKALMIAILLLNFGILAVLKYYNFFAESMETLFASVGLTVSLGHIGLLLPLGISFYTFQSMGYVLDVYREKVPAERNVGKLALFVSFFPQIIQGPIGVYDQLAHQLYAEHRYSFDNIRFGAQLILWGFFKKLVIADRAVGMIHTVAGAYTDYAGTYVLLAAIVYALQLYADFSGGIDISRGVAQMFGITMGENFRRPYFSRTLTEYWHRWHISLGDWLRNYLFYPLSISKAFLNWGRHARQHLGSHIGKVLPTAVASLITFLIIGIWHGASWKYVAFGFWNGMVILVSTLLQPVSDKVVAALHIERKSAWYQVFSMLRTFVVVLIGYYFDIADGFRAAMGMMLKSVTDLHLSQLRPGAVLEALPLTRYDWCVLLFGTVVIFTASVIQERSQRTIREILDEKCLALRWAVLLAGIFAVVLMGVYGPGVQASEFVYMQF; encoded by the coding sequence ATGACGCTGACATCGCTGTCGTTTTACCTGCTGGTACTCGCGCTGCTGGTGCTGTACTACCTCGTGCCGAAGCGGTTCCAGTGGGTGGTGCTGCTGATCGGCAGCTACGCGTTTTACGCGTTCGTGTGCCTGCGCTACATGGGCTTTATCGTCATCACAACGCTCACGACCTACTTCGGCGCCCGCGGCATGGACGCCATGACCGCGCACATGGAGCAGACCGTCGCCGCGCACAAGCAGGACTGGGAGCGCGAGGAGCGCAAGGCGTACAAAAAGCGCTGCAAGTCCCGCCGCAAGGCGCTCATGATCGCCATCCTGCTGCTGAACTTCGGCATCCTCGCCGTGCTCAAATACTATAACTTCTTTGCCGAGTCCATGGAGACGCTCTTTGCGTCCGTGGGGCTGACGGTCTCGCTCGGCCACATCGGGCTGCTGCTGCCGCTGGGCATCTCGTTTTACACGTTCCAGTCCATGGGCTACGTGCTCGACGTCTACCGTGAAAAAGTGCCCGCCGAGCGCAACGTCGGCAAGCTCGCGCTGTTCGTGTCCTTCTTCCCGCAGATCATTCAGGGCCCGATCGGCGTGTACGACCAGCTGGCGCACCAGCTCTATGCCGAGCACAGATACAGCTTTGACAACATCCGCTTCGGCGCACAGCTGATCCTCTGGGGCTTTTTTAAAAAGCTCGTCATCGCCGACCGCGCCGTGGGCATGATCCACACCGTCGCCGGGGCGTACACCGACTACGCCGGCACGTACGTGCTGCTGGCGGCGATCGTCTACGCGCTGCAGCTCTATGCCGACTTCTCCGGCGGCATCGACATCTCGCGCGGCGTGGCGCAGATGTTCGGCATCACCATGGGCGAAAACTTCCGCCGCCCGTATTTCTCGCGCACGCTCACCGAGTACTGGCACCGCTGGCACATCTCGCTCGGCGACTGGCTGCGCAACTACCTGTTCTACCCGCTGTCGATCTCGAAAGCGTTTCTCAATTGGGGCCGCCACGCCAGACAGCACCTCGGCAGCCACATCGGCAAGGTACTGCCGACGGCCGTGGCCTCGCTGATTACGTTTCTCATCATCGGCATCTGGCACGGGGCAAGCTGGAAATACGTCGCCTTCGGTTTCTGGAACGGCATGGTCATCCTCGTGTCAACGCTGCTGCAGCCGGTGTCGGACAAGGTCGTCGCCGCGCTGCACATTGAGCGCAAGAGCGCGTGGTATCAGGTGTTTTCCATGCTGCGCACGTTCGTGGTCGTGCTCATCGGCTATTACTTTGACATCGCCGACGGTTTTCGCGCCGCGATGGGCATGATGTTAAAATCCGTGACCGACCTGCACCTGTCGCAGCTGCGGCCGGGCGCCGTGCTCGAGGCGCTGCCTCTGACGCGGTATGATTGGTGCGTGCTGCTGTTCGGCACGGTCGTGATTTTCACCGCCTCCGTCATTCAGGAGCGCTCGCAGCGCACCATCCGCGAGATCCTCGACGAGAAGTGTCTCGCCCTGCGCTGGGCCGTGCTGCTTGCCGGCATCTTCGCCGTCGTGCTCATGGGCGTTTACGGCCCCGGCGTGCAGGCATCCGAATTCGTGTATATGCAGTTTTAA
- the dut gene encoding dUTP diphosphatase, translated as MEVKIQKLRPGAVTPRRGSADAAGYDLYACPADGQCVTIAPHVTAMIGTGLALAIPAGYFGGVFARSGLASKQGLRPANCVGVIDADYRGECTVALHNDTDEVRTVAPGDRIAQLVILPFLAAEFAEADALDETDRGAGGFGSTGR; from the coding sequence ATGGAAGTGAAGATCCAGAAGCTGCGGCCCGGCGCTGTGACGCCGCGGCGCGGCAGCGCGGACGCGGCGGGCTATGATCTCTATGCCTGCCCGGCGGACGGGCAGTGTGTCACGATCGCGCCGCACGTGACGGCCATGATCGGCACGGGCCTCGCCCTCGCCATCCCGGCGGGGTATTTCGGCGGCGTGTTCGCGCGCAGCGGGCTGGCCTCTAAGCAGGGGCTGCGCCCGGCCAACTGCGTCGGCGTGATCGACGCCGATTACCGCGGCGAGTGCACCGTCGCGCTGCACAACGACACGGACGAAGTGCGCACCGTCGCCCCCGGCGACCGCATCGCCCAACTCGTGATCCTGCCGTTTCTGGCGGCGGAGTTTGCAGAGGCGGATGCGCTCGACGAGACCGACCGCGGCGCGGGCGGCTTCGGCAGCACCGGCCGGTAA
- the nrdG gene encoding anaerobic ribonucleoside-triphosphate reductase activating protein, protein MYYGEIKTCDIANGVGVRVTLFVSGCTNHCYNCFQPQTWDFHYGKPFDAAAEQVIFAELEKPFIRGLTLLGGDPFEPENQRALVPFLRRVRAQYPDKDIWAYSGFTLDKELTVDGTHPRCEVTDEMLSLIDILVDGRYVDAQRNISLRFRGSENQRIIDMDRTRAAGRIVLWEGMNGWK, encoded by the coding sequence ATGTATTATGGAGAGATCAAGACCTGCGACATTGCCAACGGCGTCGGCGTGCGCGTGACGCTGTTCGTTTCCGGCTGCACGAACCACTGCTACAACTGCTTTCAGCCGCAGACGTGGGATTTTCACTACGGCAAGCCGTTTGACGCGGCGGCCGAGCAGGTGATTTTTGCCGAGCTGGAAAAGCCCTTTATCCGCGGCCTGACGCTGCTCGGCGGCGACCCGTTCGAGCCGGAAAACCAGCGCGCGCTCGTGCCGTTTCTGCGCCGGGTGCGCGCGCAGTATCCGGACAAGGACATCTGGGCGTATTCGGGCTTCACGCTCGACAAGGAGCTTACGGTCGACGGCACGCACCCGCGCTGCGAGGTCACGGACGAGATGCTTTCGCTCATCGACATCCTCGTCGACGGGCGCTACGTGGACGCGCAGCGCAACATCAGCCTGCGTTTCCGCGGCTCGGAAAACCAGCGCATCATCGACATGGACCGGACCCGCGCGGCGGGCCGCATCGTACTCTGGGAGGGCATGAACGGATGGAAGTGA
- the nrdD gene encoding anaerobic ribonucleoside-triphosphate reductase: MKIIKRNGAEENFDISKIIMAVTKANAAVEECDRMTPRQIQRIAESVELACQELGRSAAVEEIQDMVEKQIMAHGAFEVAKAYITYRYTRSLVRRANTTDDRILSLIECNNEEAKQENSNKNPIVNSTQRDYMAGEVSRDITSRLLLPKDIVEAHEEGIIHFHDADYYAQHMHNCDLVNLEDMLENGTVITGTLIERPHSFSTACNIATQIIAQVASNQYGGQSISLTHLAPFVQVSRERIRREVEAEMQAIDAHPGEEKLAELVENRVREEIRRGVQTIQYQVVTLLTTNGQAPFVTVFMYLGEAKNEQERHDLAMIIEETLRQRYQGVKNEKGVWVTPAFPKLIYVLEEDNIHEDSPYWYLTELAARCTAKRMVPDYISEKKMLELKVDKNGEGHCYTCMGCRSFLTPYVDENGKPKYYGRFNQGVVTINLPDVALSSGGNMEKFWKIFDERLELCHRALMCRHERLKGTLSDAAPILWQYGALARLKKGEPIDKLLYGGYSTISLGYAGLYECVKYMTGKSHTDPSATPFALEIMQHMNDACAKWKQMHNIDFSLYGTPLESTTYKFAKCLQKRFGIIPGVTDKGYITNSYHIHVTEHIDAFSKLAFESKFQALSPGGAISYVEVPNMQNNIPAVLEVMKFIYDNIMYAELNTKSDYCQVCGYDGEIEIVEHDGKLIWRCPNCGNTDQDKMNVARRTCGYIGTQFWNQGRTQEIKERVLHL; encoded by the coding sequence ATGAAGATCATCAAGCGAAACGGCGCAGAGGAGAACTTTGACATCTCCAAGATCATCATGGCCGTCACGAAGGCCAATGCCGCCGTCGAAGAGTGCGACCGCATGACGCCGCGGCAGATCCAGCGCATCGCCGAGAGCGTGGAGCTCGCCTGCCAGGAGCTGGGCCGCAGCGCCGCCGTGGAGGAAATTCAGGACATGGTCGAAAAGCAGATCATGGCCCACGGTGCGTTCGAGGTCGCCAAGGCCTACATTACTTACCGCTACACCCGCAGCCTGGTGCGCCGCGCCAACACGACCGACGACCGCATCCTGAGCCTCATCGAGTGCAACAACGAAGAGGCCAAGCAGGAAAACTCCAACAAGAATCCGATCGTCAACAGCACGCAGCGCGACTACATGGCCGGCGAGGTCAGCCGTGACATCACGAGCCGCCTCCTGCTGCCGAAGGACATTGTCGAGGCGCACGAGGAGGGTATCATCCACTTCCACGACGCGGACTATTACGCGCAGCACATGCACAACTGCGACCTCGTGAACCTGGAAGATATGCTCGAAAACGGCACGGTCATCACCGGCACGCTCATCGAGCGGCCGCACAGCTTCTCGACCGCGTGCAACATTGCGACCCAGATCATCGCGCAGGTCGCCTCCAACCAGTACGGCGGGCAGTCGATCTCGCTGACGCATCTGGCCCCGTTCGTGCAGGTCAGCCGCGAGCGCATCCGCCGCGAGGTCGAGGCCGAAATGCAGGCCATCGACGCGCATCCGGGTGAGGAAAAGCTGGCCGAGCTCGTCGAAAACCGCGTGCGCGAGGAGATCCGCCGCGGCGTGCAGACGATCCAGTATCAGGTCGTCACGCTGCTGACCACGAACGGCCAGGCCCCGTTCGTGACGGTGTTCATGTATCTCGGAGAGGCGAAAAACGAGCAGGAGCGCCATGACCTCGCCATGATCATCGAGGAGACGCTGCGCCAGCGCTATCAGGGCGTGAAAAACGAGAAGGGCGTGTGGGTCACGCCGGCGTTCCCGAAGCTCATTTACGTGCTCGAGGAGGACAACATCCACGAGGATTCCCCCTACTGGTATCTCACGGAGCTGGCCGCCCGCTGCACCGCCAAGCGCATGGTGCCGGACTACATCTCCGAGAAGAAGATGCTCGAGCTCAAGGTCGACAAAAACGGCGAGGGCCACTGCTACACCTGCATGGGCTGCCGCAGCTTCCTGACGCCGTATGTCGACGAAAACGGAAAGCCGAAGTACTACGGCCGCTTCAATCAGGGCGTCGTGACCATCAACCTGCCGGATGTGGCGCTGTCCTCCGGCGGCAACATGGAGAAGTTCTGGAAGATCTTTGACGAGCGGCTCGAGCTCTGCCACCGCGCGCTCATGTGCCGCCACGAGCGGCTCAAGGGCACGCTCTCGGACGCCGCGCCCATCCTGTGGCAGTACGGCGCGCTGGCCCGTCTGAAGAAGGGCGAGCCGATCGACAAGCTCCTCTACGGCGGCTACTCGACCATCTCCCTCGGCTACGCGGGACTGTATGAGTGCGTCAAGTACATGACCGGCAAGTCTCACACCGACCCCTCGGCCACGCCGTTCGCGCTCGAGATCATGCAGCACATGAACGACGCCTGCGCCAAGTGGAAGCAGATGCACAACATCGACTTCAGCCTCTACGGCACGCCGCTGGAGTCCACGACGTACAAGTTCGCCAAGTGCCTGCAAAAGCGCTTCGGCATCATCCCCGGCGTCACGGACAAGGGCTACATCACCAACAGCTACCACATCCATGTGACCGAGCATATCGACGCATTCAGCAAGCTGGCCTTCGAGTCGAAGTTTCAGGCGCTCTCGCCCGGCGGCGCGATCAGCTACGTCGAGGTGCCGAATATGCAAAACAACATCCCGGCTGTGCTCGAGGTCATGAAGTTCATCTATGACAACATCATGTACGCCGAGCTCAACACCAAGAGCGACTACTGCCAGGTCTGCGGCTACGACGGCGAGATCGAGATCGTCGAGCACGACGGCAAGCTCATCTGGCGCTGCCCGAACTGCGGCAACACGGATCAGGACAAGATGAACGTGGCCCGCCGCACCTGCGGCTACATCGGCACCCAGTTCTGGAATCAGGGCCGCACGCAGGAGATCAAGGAGCGCGTGCTGCATCTGTAA
- the galE gene encoding UDP-glucose 4-epimerase GalE: MTVLVTGGMGYIGSHTCVELLEQGMDVVVVDNLVNSSAEAGRRVEQITGRPLKFYQMDVRDRAGLDRIFTEQKIDCVIHFAGLKAVGESVQMPLEYYDNNLGSTITLCEAMRDHGVRQIIFSSSATVYSGDNEMPLYETSRTGNCTNPYGWTKYVCEQILRDYVVADPSWSVVLLRYFNPIGAHPSGLIGEDPRGVPNNLMPYISQTAIGRLKCLSVFGDDYDTPDGTGVRDYIHVMDLARGHVAAIAYMAEHTGESIFNLGTGKGYSVLEMVHAFETANHVHVPYRIAPRRAGDLPTVYACPDKSARILGWHAEYSLEDMCRDSWHWQTQNPNGYETA, from the coding sequence ATGACCGTATTGGTGACCGGCGGCATGGGCTACATCGGCAGCCACACGTGCGTGGAGCTGCTTGAGCAGGGCATGGATGTCGTCGTGGTGGACAATCTCGTCAACAGCAGCGCGGAGGCGGGAAGACGGGTCGAACAGATCACGGGCCGGCCGCTGAAATTTTATCAGATGGACGTGCGCGACCGCGCCGGACTCGACCGCATTTTTACCGAGCAGAAGATCGACTGCGTCATTCATTTCGCGGGCCTCAAGGCCGTGGGCGAGTCGGTGCAGATGCCGCTGGAATACTACGACAACAACCTCGGCTCGACGATCACGCTCTGCGAGGCGATGCGTGACCACGGCGTCCGGCAGATCATTTTCTCCTCGTCGGCGACGGTGTACTCCGGCGACAACGAGATGCCGCTCTACGAGACGTCCCGCACCGGCAACTGCACGAATCCCTATGGCTGGACGAAGTACGTCTGCGAGCAGATCCTGCGCGACTATGTTGTGGCCGACCCGAGCTGGTCGGTCGTGCTGCTGCGCTACTTCAACCCCATCGGCGCGCACCCGAGCGGCCTCATCGGCGAGGACCCGCGCGGCGTGCCGAACAATCTCATGCCCTATATCTCGCAGACGGCCATTGGCCGGCTGAAGTGCCTGAGCGTCTTTGGCGACGACTATGACACGCCGGACGGCACGGGCGTGCGCGACTATATCCACGTCATGGATCTCGCGCGCGGTCACGTCGCGGCGATCGCCTACATGGCGGAGCACACGGGCGAGAGTATCTTCAACCTCGGCACCGGCAAGGGCTACAGCGTGCTCGAGATGGTGCACGCCTTCGAGACGGCCAACCACGTGCATGTGCCGTACCGGATCGCGCCGCGCCGCGCGGGCGACCTGCCGACCGTGTACGCCTGCCCGGACAAGAGTGCGCGCATCCTCGGCTGGCACGCCGAGTATTCGCTCGAGGACATGTGCCGCGACAGCTGGCATTGGCAGACGCAAAACCCCAACGGCTACGAAACTGCCTGA
- a CDS encoding AbrB/MazE/SpoVT family DNA-binding domain-containing protein: MKATGIVRRIDDLGRVVIPKEIRRTMRIREGDPLEIYTDTDGQVIFKKYSPMGELSEFAAQICDALHKTTGSIAVVCDRDAVIAVAGGGKRELLDRRISRELEELMSTRGQYAADSCTLPVVDTDERYAVAVAAPILSEGDVLGCVLFVAAHGDGPAGETERKLAQAVSGFLGKQMES; encoded by the coding sequence ATGAAGGCAACCGGAATCGTGCGCCGGATCGACGACCTCGGCCGCGTGGTCATCCCCAAGGAGATCCGCCGCACCATGCGTATCCGCGAGGGCGACCCGTTGGAGATCTACACCGACACCGACGGGCAGGTCATTTTCAAAAAGTATTCCCCCATGGGCGAGCTGTCCGAGTTCGCCGCGCAGATCTGCGACGCGCTGCACAAGACCACCGGCAGCATCGCCGTCGTGTGCGACCGCGACGCGGTCATCGCCGTGGCCGGCGGCGGCAAGCGCGAGCTGCTCGACCGGCGCATCAGCCGCGAGCTTGAAGAGCTCATGAGCACGCGCGGGCAGTATGCGGCCGACAGCTGCACGCTGCCGGTCGTCGACACCGACGAGCGCTACGCCGTCGCCGTCGCCGCGCCCATCCTCTCCGAGGGCGACGTGCTCGGCTGCGTGCTGTTCGTGGCCGCGCACGGCGACGGCCCCGCCGGCGAGACGGAGCGCAAGCTCGCGCAGGCTGTGTCGGGCTTCCTCGGCAAGCAGATGGAGAGCTGA
- a CDS encoding cytosine permease: protein MTDRESYIRQETVTGVVPMLKGDRQYSFLDLFLSTSGFAIATWCYTQGAYVAQYLSFSRMLINIFCFNIVWVFIECLPVIFATRYGIDLWIWLRSVLGRRGVAVLSTIISVANFGWYAVAASLFSSSMINLAAKFGLVLNAAVWSPVLGCLCVVLGTLIALGGPNVIKWTNRFLVTALLAVGVVVVVLCFTAVPLREIVAVKPVLDADMTPLQAFMISAEGNVAFAFSWSTQALVLPRLAKTERGGYWGTTLAYGVVAPFFVAAGGVMALAMFVRTGVYESDPTNMLSYLCGSGFALLSLLLVAFANVGTQGTGSYVNCMIVKSGMPKVSYKVLVLIAMVYVSALTVWGGVEEHFGAFISIAAFIQAPIIGMIVVDYLVVKKRKLSLKAAYFIEGHDAYRFTGGFNLVGIGCVILSCLITILFVYNPLTGSIQSPLFLIFTGSGFDAICGGLLYWLASLTPLKKYMLRDRDDLEIV from the coding sequence ATGACAGACAGAGAAAGCTATATCCGGCAGGAGACCGTTACGGGCGTTGTGCCCATGCTCAAGGGCGACCGGCAGTATTCCTTCCTGGATCTGTTTTTGTCCACGAGCGGCTTTGCCATCGCTACGTGGTGCTATACGCAGGGCGCCTATGTCGCGCAGTACCTCTCCTTCAGCAGAATGCTCATCAACATTTTCTGCTTCAACATCGTCTGGGTGTTCATCGAGTGCCTGCCCGTCATCTTTGCCACGCGCTACGGCATTGATCTGTGGATCTGGCTGCGCTCGGTGCTGGGGCGGCGCGGCGTGGCTGTGCTGTCCACGATCATCAGCGTGGCAAACTTCGGCTGGTACGCGGTCGCGGCGAGCCTGTTTTCCTCGTCGATGATCAACCTTGCGGCGAAGTTCGGCCTCGTGCTCAACGCGGCCGTCTGGAGTCCGGTACTGGGCTGCCTGTGCGTCGTGCTCGGCACGCTCATCGCGCTCGGCGGGCCGAATGTCATCAAGTGGACCAACCGCTTTCTGGTCACGGCGCTGCTGGCGGTCGGCGTGGTCGTCGTCGTGCTGTGCTTCACGGCCGTGCCGCTGCGTGAGATCGTGGCGGTCAAGCCGGTGCTGGACGCGGACATGACGCCGCTGCAGGCGTTCATGATCTCGGCCGAGGGCAACGTGGCGTTCGCGTTCTCGTGGTCAACGCAGGCGCTGGTCCTGCCGCGTCTGGCCAAGACCGAGCGCGGCGGCTACTGGGGCACAACGCTGGCCTACGGCGTGGTCGCGCCGTTTTTCGTCGCCGCCGGCGGCGTGATGGCGCTGGCGATGTTCGTGCGCACCGGCGTGTACGAGAGCGATCCTACGAATATGCTCTCCTACCTCTGCGGCTCCGGCTTCGCGCTGCTGAGCCTGCTGCTGGTCGCGTTTGCGAATGTCGGCACGCAGGGTACCGGCTCCTATGTCAACTGCATGATCGTCAAGAGCGGCATGCCCAAGGTCAGCTATAAGGTGCTGGTGCTCATCGCCATGGTGTATGTCAGCGCGCTGACCGTCTGGGGCGGCGTGGAAGAGCACTTCGGCGCGTTCATCTCCATTGCCGCGTTCATTCAGGCGCCGATCATCGGCATGATCGTCGTGGACTATCTCGTCGTGAAAAAGCGGAAGCTGTCGCTCAAGGCGGCCTACTTCATCGAGGGGCACGATGCGTACCGGTTCACCGGCGGGTTCAACCTGGTCGGCATCGGCTGCGTCATCCTCTCGTGCCTGATCACGATCCTGTTCGTGTACAATCCGCTGACCGGCAGCATCCAGAGCCCGCTGTTTCTCATCTTCACGGGCAGCGGCTTCGATGCCATATGCGGCGGCCTGCTCTACTGGCTCGCCAGCCTGACCCCGCTGAAAAAGTACATGCTCCGCGACCGCGACGATCTCGAGATCGTCTGA